AACAGAGGGATTTATGGCGACTATTTCGATGGATAAGGATGATGGACATCATGAGTTACAGGATAATCCTGTACTACCCCTTGTTGGTCCCGAGGGACGGAGGAGATAGCTATTGTTGTTCATCATTTAGAAGCCTGTATTCCAGTGGTTGCAAAGTTTGAGGATGTATTCAAAGCcttttgaaccaaaaaaaaaattgaagccTTAAAGGGGCCACCACCAGCCAGAGTTGACGCTCTTATGATTGAGTTGGAACCAGGGACATAACAGATTTCACAAGCGCACTACCATTTAGTACCAGCAGAGATAACTGAGTTGAAAAAGCAGCCGGATGAACTCTCAGATAAGGTTTTCGAGTACTTCATCGTTGAGAGCATGTACATAACATGATTTTGTACATGTTATGGACATTATGAGCTCGTGGTGATGCTGGTTAGGTTTTCGAAATGCACCGGTAGCATTCAAGAAACTTATGAAAGATGCCTTTCGTCAGAACTTGGATAAGTGTGCGATTGCCTTCATCGACGACATCATAATTTATTCTTTGAGCAGAGAGGAGCATGCGGAGAATTTACAGATTGTGTCGGTTAAGCTGGAGAGCATCAATTATTTGCTAGCTTggtaagtttttcttttggtagggaaaaaattagattttgggTTATGTGGTTTCGGAAGCAGGAGTTGCTCAAGATTTGAAAAATACCACTATGATTTCAGCGTGGCCGACATTTAAGAGTTATAGAGATCagaagttatatttttattggccTGGTATGAAAAACAATGTTGCTACATTTGTATCGCAGTGTTAGACATGTATGATGGTTAAGGTTGAGAATCTGGTGCTTAGAGGGCTATTGCAGGATCTGCCATTACCATAGTGGAAACATGAGTACAACCTACCACCCATAGACAGATGGCAGTCAGGGAGGACTATTCAGACATTGGAGGATATGCTCAGAGCTTGCGTTTTATATCGGGAAGGAAACTTGGGGAAGTATCTACATCTAGCAGAGTTTTCCTACAACAACATCTATCATTTGAGTATGAGATGGCACCAAATAAGGCACTTTATGGTAGGCCTTGTCGTACACCACTTCTGGACATAAGTGGGGAAGAAACGAGACTTGAATCAGCAATGTTCAGGTGATGGTAGAGCAAATTGAGATGCTCAAGGTTCGGATTATTGAAGCCCATGACCGTCAAAGGAGTTATGCAAATCAGTACCATAAGGATTGAGAGTTTTAGGTGGGAGACTTAATACATATTAAAGTGAGGACATCTCATGAAGGATCTAAGACTCGAAAGCTAAAGAAGTTTAAACCAAGATATATGAGACCATAACCCATTGTGGAACGGATTAAGTAGTGGCTTATAGTTTAAAGTTATCAGAAGAGTGTCAGGGTTTCAAGACGTAATCCATATGTAAGTTTTGAGGAAGGTcaggaaagagaaaaaaatctcattttacAGCAGCCGCCAAGTAATCatggtaaaagaaaaaaaatatgcacTTTATCAGCCAGTTCAGATTATAAACCGGCAAGTAAAAGAGGTTCAAGGGATGATGACAATGTTGGTCAAAGTTTgttgagagagagacaagatCCAGGAGGAGAACTGGGAGACTGAGACTCAAATAAGGATTGAATGTTCAGAGTTTTTTTTCGAACGGTATTGGACAACCGACTCATGACTTGAATTTGAAGACGAATTCCTTACTAGTGGGGAAAAATTGTAACGACCTATATCTCTAATccataattaaaatttgttattaGTTAATTGAACCAAACGGGCAAAAACTTATTTTCTCGTGGTTTAGCATAAACCGGGTATGTGTGTATATTTTAAGTACACGATCCTCTTCTAAATAACTTAAAAGCTGTACGACGTCAATGGGGCCACAGCCAAGCTattccatcttcttctccatcaccaGCCACCAACAGCCACCATGAAAGAGGAGCCATCACACCATCTGAAAAGAGAGATTAAAGCTCATCAGACACGTTTTGGAAGAGCAGAAGAACGATCGATCAAAACTGAGTATTTCGAAGCCAAATTTTGAGGTTATGTTCTACACTCATAGATCTATGTTTATCAGAAAGAGTATCAgcatttggaattttttttctaaaagttaaAGTTATTTCTTTGGTGATGTTCGCTGTAGATCGGATCCGCCGACAGTCAATTTCACCAGTCTTTTTCGATGATCTAGAAGGAACCAGTAAACGAGCGAGATATTAACGGAAAGATCTCGTTGTCAGATTTCCAGATCATCTTCCCGATCGTAAAACTAAGGTACGGTTGGAAAGTTATTAACGTTGCTTCTTTGCCAAGGATAAACTGAAGCTTTAGCGATGCAGATACAGTTCTTACCAGTCTGAGAGGAAAGGCGAAACGTTCGACCTAAACGAAAGCTTTCAATCTGGAAATATATCAGTGAgtagttaattattttatctatcATCTCCAGCAAGCGGATTGTCATTAAAAGTTATTTTCTGAGaattatgtttattttggtGTGAGGTGTTGGTGCAGTCTACATTTGCCACCAGCCTGGAGATAAAACTGTTTCGGTTAATCATATGGTGTCCGATCGGTGTAAACTTGGTTCCTGTGGACAAAAGATATATTGGGCTACATTCTGACCGGAGGGATTGAAAAGTTAACGGTTAGTTTTTGAGATATTCATTTGTTTTCTGTAGAGTTCAGTTCTGCCATATTCAtcatattcatttattttcagaGAGTTATGAAATTGCTGTTTCAGAGCCGTCAAAGTTCATTCTGTATTTTTATCAGTTTTCTTCAGAACCCGTGGCCAAGGTAAGGGTCTATTCCGTAAATTTTGTACCAGTATAGAATTCTTCCTATCTTAGTTTAGATTTCGAAGCATGAATTGAGTTTGTTTGAGTCGTGTTTGATAGTTAGTTATTTATTGTAAACCGGAATTAGGGGTCTACATGACTCAAATATTGTTTGGATGTTTGATATTAAAtgttgagatatatatatatatataatatgtatgtaCATAGTTATATAGTAGGGACTAAGTGTTATGCGGTTTCAGAGATGTTTGAGCTATCGACCAGATGTGGTGTGCGGGGGTTCGGGGATGCCTGAGATAGCGACGCAGATATGGTGTGCGGGGGtccagagacgtctgagctagcgacgcagaTTTGTGTGTGGgcggggtgcagagacgtttgcatatctACGCAGATTATGGTGTGCGGGGGTACAAAGACATATTGTACTAGCGACGCAGAATATGTATTATGTCCTTATGAGGAAATGTTGGGTGTATGGATTAGATGTGTGCTATAATCGcattgtttgtgtttgtgtggTGCAATAGGCATCGTATGTGTTCAAGTTAGAGTTAAACTTCCATAGTGGGAGTTTTATTTACTCAAGTCAATGGTTTGTGTGTTTAGTATTTCATACCTCAATAAGTGACTCCCCTATTGCTCATCCCTCATGTCTTTCCCTTTTCAGGTGAGACTGACGAACAGTAGTGATTGCTATCGGATTGATGCTTTTGGGCgtttcttcatttctttttcagACTTATAGTTTACGCTTTTATCGATATTTTCaggatttattttattatttgaatttatggtatttattggatttatggtGTTGAATTTTACTTtgagaaattataaatttagattttatgagattattatttattattttattttggaaaatacGGGTGTTACAAACTTGTTTCATATATATGAAAGTAAATACAACCGAAAATTCAAGGAGAAATCTACAATCTTTCAATTTGTCACACATATTTGAACTTAAAAACTTTAAGAGAGAATCTTATGTAGAAATGTACGAGCCTTGCAAACGGCTTGCAGCGGAACTGCTTTGGGTACTGTATTACCAGTTCCTTCCTTCATATCCACATCCTCTTCTCTAACTCTCTCCCATTCAAAGCATTGTATCAAGGACCCGAGAGCAAGCCCTACAATTCGCTGAGCCAAACCGGATCCAGGACATGCCCTTCTCCCTAATCCAAACGCCATAAGCTTTTGTGCTTCCTCTTCTTTCTCAAACCGCTCTGGTTTAAAGCAGTCCGGATCATACCACAAGTTTGGATCCCTATGTATGGCCCACGCATTCACCAACAACGTTGTGTTACTTGGCATATCATAGGCTCCCACCTTGCAATCTTCTGATGCCATGTGTGGAACCAACAATGGTGTTGCTGGGTGTAGCCGGAGTGTTTCGAGGACGATGTTTTTAAGATATGGTAGCTCGCTGAGATCTGATTCTTCGATAAGCCGGTCTAAACCAACTTGTTTATCGATTTCGGCTCTAGCTTTAATTATTACGTCAGGGTGGTTAAGCAAATTGGAAAGTGCCCATTCTAGAGTGACAGCTGATGTGTTAGTCCCTGCTATTACCATAACCTATATACGCTAACGTAAAATAGTTTTAGTTtagtgaaaatataaaaaaaactaggaAAATGCATCATAAAAAAGAAGTTAAACAAACCAGTATGATGCCTTTGATGATTTGATCCGTGTAATACTCAGTGTCAGACTTTTGGAGAACAAGCAAATGATCGATCATCGTATTACCGGCTTCTTGTTGTACACGTTTATCGTCAATAAGACCTTGTAAAAACTTATCCGTCTTTTTTCCTAATTCTTTTACTCTTTTTTCATAGCTTGAGAACAATCTCAAGATCGGAACATAGTCAACGGCATTGCCCGAGCTAGTGTTGGCTCCGACATCTGCCACTAGCTTACGAACAcgttttgcttcttcttcatccgtTGTTTCTTCGCCGTAGTATCGTTTTCCTGTCATCATTCTCATTATGTTGTTGAACGTCAAGTCCATTAGCATTGGTTTCATTTCCACGACCGTTTTTTCAGTTTCTGTATTTAGTTCAGTAAAACCGAGTTTTAGAACATAGAATATGATATTTTAACTCTAAAGACATATAACTTTGCAtgaaagtttaattttaatcagttaCCAATTACATATGAATCAATCAAGgttattaatatagaaatatcaTATGATAGCCCTAAAatgtttttgtcacaaatatagcttttaaagatcaaaataaatcacctcaagtttgagtaatataaTAGCCGTTTGTCATAAAAAAGatcaaaatgacaaaaatattttattaaagtgtAGGATTTTGCGATAGcgtctaaaattttataaatttaaactaaatattaaaaattgaaaaataaaatattttaatatagttttaaaaagcATCTTCGAATTTCAgaaagaaattttcaaaaaaaaattttaaaaaatgaaattttgaaaattttgaacttgaatacatataaaaaaattcaagaaaaatattatcttttttatttatttatatatgtaggGTATAAAGATcttttaactattaaataaaacattttggtaattttttttcttaagggTTCTTTTTGTGACAAAACTTGAAAAGAATTTGTTTAAGAGAATTGCCCTTATTAATaagttataatttattttcttgttttatctctattattaaaatagaagtacaattATAAAATAGCCCTGAATTTTTCAACTTATTTACATCCACATAACACTGATATAATTAATGAACCTAATTTTAGTTTCATCTGTATTTTACGGATTAATAAATGTATGTCCTAAATCTGTATTAatagatataattattactAAACTGAAAAAATCGTTGGGAAATTAAacacttatatatatgaattactttaaataactataattattataaaaggtAGATTCTCAATGatatcttatttaattatagatACTATTAAATgcatataactaaaaataaaattaataggAGCAGCCTACGtaaatatattatcatatttaaaaaaatatttttaatttttttctaattatacttactattaaaattaaataaatttgataaaatgagtaattttaaataaatattatatttgtaataataaatattgtatgaaaattttaatcattttttagaaatattatcattttataaGGTTTACTAGATTGATGcgggtttttggatttttacagattttatcatgtttttaattaattagtttttttttgttaaatccGAATTGGATCACTTACATAACACCGGGTTTTAGTTTGATTGTGGGTTTGGATCAAGTACTAAAACACTAAAACATTTAAACTGCcaaataaatttgttattttcttttaagcTAAGTTAGCATCGTTTCATGAACcagtttcataaaaatattcaaataataattgtactaaaacattattttatattaaatttcgtaaaatttgttttgttaatattaattttattagaaacAACCCGAATTCAAGAGCTACGATTGAACTGGTCCAATTTTCAAAACGATcaatatcaatttttttgtttacatattAAGAACAATTTAGTAACACAATTAAAACCATAATCTTAATTAGATTCttagaaaacaaaactaatatcCGCGCGGTGCCACGGATCAAATTCtagtttttaattgttttaggGAAGATGTATAAACACAATTTCCATTTTTAGGAGTAAAATCTTTTTAAGAAGATGAAAGGAATGAATGGTTGTAAACTTGTGATCGATTAGTCTTGATGGGACCTGTATCATATCATCCACCACAGGGCCTAAATCGCATATGATATCTAGTTCATTTTCATTGTTCAACGTTCATGGTCATAACACTACAAAAATGTTTTCACTCTATCAACCAATattcaaacaataaaaacacATGTAGCATATATACCTGCGCTACGGAAGAGGCGGCTTATGAGACGGCGTACTTCGTCTGTACGGACAGAAAGGAAGCAGTTAAGACGGTGGGTGGAGAAGATCTCGATGGTGCAGAGGCGACGGAGGTTGCGCCAGTGATCACCGTAAGGTGCGGCGATTATGTTTGTGTTGTTGTACCCAACGTGTTTTCCGATGATCACCTGAGGCCGGTTAGCTAGAACAACGTCGTTCTTCCCGAAGCACTCCTCCGCCGCGATCCTATGTGAAGACACCACGTATACTAGGCGGGATCCAAGTCGGAGTGACATCACGCCGCCTCCGCTGCCGTGGAGGGATTCACTGAGGGAGCGGAGGGTGCGGTGGATGGGCGGTTTCAGGAGGCGGAGGTGGCCTATCACTGGCAACCATCCCGGAGGAGATGGGGGAAGATTCTGCTTGTTTGGTTTCAAGAACTtgagaaatataattaataatatgagGGGGAATATGGAATAGAGAACAATTCCGCTATAGTTATCTTCCATctgttatttctttttttctctattaCTGCTTTTAGTTCAAGTGGTTATATAAAGTGCTGAAAAAGCATAAAATAGttagtattatattattttcgGCACGTTTTATATTAGGATATAATAATACGAAAGCAATGTCGATGGTTTTGACTTTTCATCTTATTAGATTGAAGTTGAAAAATGCTTCAAGCTATGTGATTTGATGGGATTAGAACCAACTAGTGcattaaattaatgtatttgaaGGGACTATAcaagaaatataattaatataactttTGTATATTATCCCATGTTCGAAAACGCGGCCGTCTAGCCGCGTAATCGTCCGAGTATTCGTGAAAAGTATGCTTACCGTGGTGAATTGAGCCAATACGATTGCATTCCACGCTGCTGTACCGAAATATATCTGCCGAGGacttatttttgaatttattactttttaagACACTTTCTGTGTTTGGATTTACAGCCCAAAACACTTTTTACATGTGGCATTCTTTCTCTTTAGTCAATGTCTCATATACCCTTACTTCACACAAACCTGACCGACGTTTAACCAAACCAAGACTCACTTAACCAAACCGAATATCCCAAACCATAtcttttatttgaattttgaatcCCACACCCCTTttttggatctaaaaaaagtcGAAACTTTTTTTCCAAAACCATAATCTCTCTCCTTTTTCGGCGACGCGTTAGAACCCTAGACTCCTTCCACCGTCGTCTCCGGAAACCCCTCCTCCTCCACTACCGATGTTGAACTTCTCCGCTATACCGTTTGAGAGCCACTGTTCGTCGACGGTTCGGTAGTACCCTAGcctccttctcctcttctctccgCCGGTTCTAATCTCTTCCGCgactcttcttctcctctgtgCTTAATCTCCGTCGTACTTAATCTCCTCTTCTCCTCGCTTCTCCGTTGTCCATCCTCTGTTACTCCGACGTTTCTAACCTCTTTTCCCCCACTGTTACTACGACCTCCGCTACTCCGCCGTTTCTCCTCCATTACTCCGCCGTTCCTCCTCCGTTACTCCGCCGTCTCTCCGCCGTTTCTCCTCCGTTACCCCGGTTCATTTCCTCCGCTTCATGTCGATTCCAGCCGCCGTCAGAGATCCACCGTCTCCTCAAGACATGCAAGgttattattttaactttcaaatGTTTCAAATTAGTGGTAGGGTTTTGGTTTTGTCTGGGTTTACAACTCTTTTTATCTCTGTCGTCTCAGGTGACAACCAACCGGACCACCTTCTCCCGCCGAGGCTCTTCGCCACAGATCGGTTCCCCATTGGTCGTCTCAACATTTACTCGAAGCCAGATCTGCTAGCTTTCATCAGACATGTTCTAGGGGACAGCGACGAGTTCAAGTACATTAAGAACTCCTCGTTTGGGCAGTTATTCGACCTCCCTGCACGGCAGTGTCCGGTTTCATGTAAACTGATACACTCGATGTTGACGAGACAACTGACTACTGAAGACAAGCTCACACTCTGGTCTGTTTTCGGAGGCAACCCAATCAAGTTCGGCCTTCAAGAGTTCGGCACAATCACCGGCCTGCCTTGTGGAGCTTTCCCTGTTGGCTACACTACTGCGATAGAAGACCAGTCGCAAGCCCACAAAGATAGCTACTGGATAGAATTATTTGGGAAAAAGAAATTCATCACCATTGCTGATGTGCGCCGCAAGCTTGAGTCCGACAGCGACATGCACGGATGGAAGAAGCTTCGCCTGGCTTTGATAATAATAGTTGATGGAGTCCTCATTGCCCATCAACAAACTCCACGACCCACTCTGAAGTATGTTAGGATGGTTAAGGATGTTGACACATTCTGCTCTCACCCTTGGGGTAGAGAGTCTTTTTTGAAGACGATCAGTTGCATGAAACCTCCACCGTTTGACCCTGTGAAATGCAAAGATCCAATTGATACTCTTGTTCAGTTCCTCAGGCAGGAAACACTTAGGCTCAGAGGATTCCCTCTTGCACTTCAATTGCTTGCGTACCAGGCGGTTCCAAAACTGCAGGCAACGATCCCAATACCGTATGATGAACTTTCAATCATGGATCTAGGCGAGCCTCACCTCCCTGTATACCCAGCGCCGAGCATCCACGACATACTAACAGTGGAATGGGACCCTGATGTAAGTGTCACTCTACCTTTACATATCGTTCTctgcatttttatttattttgaattgtgTTTTGAACTTTATTTGGGTTTTCATGTTGTCTTTCCTCTGTAACCCAGCTTGAAGTAACTTCGTTGATACCAATTCATAGCAAGCCAGAGCATGGATGGGGAGTGTGGCCTGATGTCTCCAACGATGAGAGGGTGGCTTACATGGAGCAACTTATAGCTGACCATATCCCCTTCAAGAAGCACCTCTGGCATGGGGGAGACACATCAGAGCCCTTCATTACTCCTGAATCAGAAGAAGACGGACCTATCATCGATGTTGACCCCGGCGAGCCCAAGgttgtttttaaaagaaacaacaaGTTGAGACCTCCTCCTAAAGAAGCTCTCAAACCAAAGAAGTCAGCAAAGAGACCTCCTCCTAAAGAAACTGCCCGTAAGCAGAGACGCATCAGCAGATACTTTCAGGCTGCGTCTTCGTCTAGCGGTGACAACGAGAGGATACTGGAGCTTCTCACTGCAATTACTACTCAACTCTCCACCATGCAGAAGGAGCATAAGGAGTTTCGCCAACTCATTAAACGAAAGAGAAACCCAATCTGCCACAAGCGGTCTGGCTTCAACACTCTCCATCGTCGGTCAAAGAAACCAGTCAAAGTTAACAGAGGATGTCAGTCTGAACCAACTCCTAATTCAGCTCCTCAGACGGTAACTCTTCAGTTTCTGCGTCTTTCTCTTTCGAAAACGGCATATGTGTCTAAAAGTTATATGTCTAGTTGGATGAGACTCTGTTCTGATTGCATTCACAGGAACCTATGGAGGAAGATCCCATCGTTAGCCAATACGAAAAAGAGGTTCACCGCTCAACATCTATCACCAAATCAACGAATGGATTCACTACAGACCCCCCTCTTGCAGACCATGTACACCCTACACAGTTCGAGACACTACCCGTCCACGTTTCATCTGAACACGTCTCTCAAGATCCCATCGTTAGCCAATACGAAGCAGAGCTTCACCGCTCAGCATCTCTCACCCAATCCACAAATGGAATCACTAAAGACCAACCCCCTGCAGACCCTGTACACGATACACAGTTCGAAACACTGCATGTCCACGTTTCATCTGAACACGGGACCCCCGGACACATCCTAGCCGAACATACGAGCCCCGTCCACACACCAGATATAGATGTGTCTCTCCAAAACAACGACCCTCCTGAGGTTACTACTCCAACATCTCTACGTACTCCTTCGGTCATATACGATACGAGTGCACACCCTTACAGCCACCCATTCGAACCCATTAGCCAAGACTCCCCTTCTCTGACTCAACCGAGATATGACTCCTCAA
The sequence above is drawn from the Raphanus sativus cultivar WK10039 chromosome 7, ASM80110v3, whole genome shotgun sequence genome and encodes:
- the LOC108814786 gene encoding cytochrome P450 81D1 isoform X1; translated protein: MEDNYSGIVLYSIFPLILLIIFLKFLKPNKQNLPPSPPGWLPVIGHLRLLKPPIHRTLRSLSESLHGSGGGVMSLRLGSRLVYVVSSHRIAAEECFGKNDVVLANRPQVIIGKHVGYNNTNIIAAPYGDHWRNLRRLCTIEIFSTHRLNCFLSVRTDEVRRLISRLFRSAETEKTVVEMKPMLMDLTFNNIMRMMTGKRYYGEETTDEEEAKRVRKLVADVGANTSSGNAVDYVPILRLFSSYEKRVKELGKKTDKFLQGLIDDKRVQQEAGNTMIDHLLVLQKSDTEYYTDQIIKGIILVMVIAGTNTSAVTLEWALSNLLNHPDVIIKARAEIDKQVGLDRLIEESDLSELPYLKNIVLETLRLHPATPLLVPHMASEDCKVGAYDMPSNTTLLVNAWAIHRDPNLWYDPDCFKPERFEKEEEAQKLMAFGLGRRACPGSGLAQRIVGLALGSLIQCFEWERVREEDVDMKEGTGNTVPKAVPLQAVCKARTFLHKILS
- the LOC108814786 gene encoding cytochrome P450 81D1 isoform X2, yielding MEDNYSGIVLYSIFPLILLIIFLKFLKPNKQNLPPSPPGWLPVIGHLRLLKPPIHRTLRSLSESLHGSGGGVMSLRLGSRLVYVVSSHRIAAEECFGKNDVVLANRPQVIIGKHVGYNNTNIIAAPYGDHWRNLRRLCTIEIFSTHRLNCFLSVRTDEVRRLISRLFRSAGKRYYGEETTDEEEAKRVRKLVADVGANTSSGNAVDYVPILRLFSSYEKRVKELGKKTDKFLQGLIDDKRVQQEAGNTMIDHLLVLQKSDTEYYTDQIIKGIILVMVIAGTNTSAVTLEWALSNLLNHPDVIIKARAEIDKQVGLDRLIEESDLSELPYLKNIVLETLRLHPATPLLVPHMASEDCKVGAYDMPSNTTLLVNAWAIHRDPNLWYDPDCFKPERFEKEEEAQKLMAFGLGRRACPGSGLAQRIVGLALGSLIQCFEWERVREEDVDMKEGTGNTVPKAVPLQAVCKARTFLHKILS